TACATCCACTTTATATTTTTGAAAAATAGGCGATAGTATTCTTTTTAAAACCTCAGAAGATTTTCCCCTTGAAATATAAACAGGATCATGCATAAACACTATTCTAAACGGAGCTTTCTGAACTTCATCTTTTTGCAATTCAGCTTTAAGCCATTTTACTTGTTCACTTTGAGCATCAAAATCGGAACTATTTTGTCCTCCGCGAGTATCCCAAGTGTTTAATGCAAGAAATTGAACACCTCCCCATTCAAAACGATAAAATCCTTTTTTAAACATCGGAAAAAAATCAGCAAAAACACCTTTACCTTGGACATAATCATTATCTCCAAAAACAGGATAAATAGAAGTTCTCCTAAGCAATTTTGATTCAATCTTAAAAAAATCCTCCCACAGCTTTTTATCAGCACCATTATCCACCATATCCCCAAGCACTAATGCAAATGCAGGGTCGTGGTAAACCATTTGATCTATAATGTTTTTATGATAACGATCAGTGCCATTATCACCGGGCCTTGAATCTCCATAAACAGTAAAAATAAAAGATTTTCCAGGTAGAGATGATGTTTTAATTTGGTAACTTGGATCTTTCAGAAACTCATAATTCTCGCCAATACGGACTTCATAAGTATAAGTCATATTCGGAGAAAGACCTGTTATCTGGATAAAATGGGAAAGCTTAGACGAAGATGAAAAATCTTGTGTTCCGCTGGGAAAAAAAACTTTTACAGTTGCTCGCAAAGGCTCTTTAAGATGAAATGAAACAGTAGCCGAATACGAAGTTGCTTGCAAAATATAAGGTTCTACGCGAAAAACTGACTTTATAGCTGCTAATGAAATATCGGCACTAAAGAAAAGAAGTTGCATGAAAAGCAAAAAATAAATCCAAGATCGTTTATGAATAAATGTCATCATCGCATTATTCCTAATAGATGTTCTATTTTCCTTTTAATATGATGCAGAATAGTTTGATTATAACCATATTCTATAAGACTAACAGCTCTATTTTGATCAATGATAATGATAGTAGGAAATCCCCTTAATCTGTATTTTTTATAAATTTTAGCGTTATTATCCAAAATAATCGGATAACTGATATTTAATTGCTGAACAATTCTTTTTACATCATCCATGTTTTCAGGGTCAGAACATACTCCAGCAAATAACACCTTTGAAGTTTTGTATTGAGCGATCAGTTGATTTAACTCAACTAAAGCAATTTTACATTGCTCACACCAAGTTGCCCAAAATATAAGAACAACTATCTTTCCTTT
This Desulfobacterales bacterium DNA region includes the following protein-coding sequences:
- a CDS encoding TlpA family protein disulfide reductase, giving the protein MSDNEAIKEGSLSPNFQLNTLHHDRFFLNQEKGKIVVLIFWATWCEQCKIALVELNQLIAQYKTSKVLFAGVCSDPENMDDVKRIVQQLNISYPIILDNNAKIYKKYRLRGFPTIIIIDQNRAVSLIEYGYNQTILHHIKRKIEHLLGIMR